In Vigna unguiculata cultivar IT97K-499-35 chromosome 3, ASM411807v1, whole genome shotgun sequence, a single genomic region encodes these proteins:
- the LOC114179383 gene encoding BOI-related E3 ubiquitin-protein ligase 1-like encodes MAVQAQYPSNLLFLNRNNGQELLQYSLQQQQQQQGSLFTQPHMLYNNNHDNGSNNVVNNNNNNNSRKRGREDSTVANNTITTTPSNLINPFSLQSQPPQLIHLSQLHNHQQNVVSTGLRLSFDDQQHQQRLHLHHNQQPQQQQLSLHASHSSAFSSLLSQAFASQIKQQRDEIDQFLLAQGEQLRRTLAEKRQKHYNALLSAAEEAVARRLREKEAEVEKATRKNAELEARAAQLSVEAQVWQAKARAQEATAATLQAQLQQTIMCQGGEEAAAGVSCAVEGQAEDAESAHIDPERVVLAAARPKCRGCTKRVASIVVLPCRHLCICTECDAHFRACPVCLTPKNSTVEVFLS; translated from the exons ATGGCCGTTCAAGCTCAATATCCATCCAATCTTCTCTTTCTAAACAG GAACAACGGCCAAGAACTCCTTCAGTATTCAttgcagcaacaacaacaacaacaaggtTCTCTTTTCACCCAACCCCATATGCTATACAACAACAACCACGACAATGGAA gTAACAACGTcgtcaacaacaacaacaataataattctCGCAAGAGGGGCAGAGAAGACTCCACTGTTGCAAACAACACAATCACCACAACACCTTCTAATCTTATTAATCCCTTCTCTTTACAATCTCAACCCCCACAGCTTATTCATCTCTCTCAGTTACATAATCATCAGCAGAATGTCGTCTCTACTGGTCTCCGCTTATCCTTCGATGACCAACAACATCAACAGAGACTACACCTTCATCACAATCAACAacctcaacaacaacaactatCACTGCATGCCTCTCACTCTTCTGCTTTCTCATCTCTGTTATCCCAAGCCTTCGCTTCTCAAATCAAACAACAACGTGATGAAATTGATCAATTCCTCCTCGCCCAG GGGGAACAACTGCGGCGGACATTGGCGGAGAAGAGGCAGAAGCATTACAACGCGCTGCTGAGCGCGGCGGAGGAGGCGGTGGCACGGCGGCTCAGAGAGAAGGAGGCGGAAGTGGAGAAGGCCACGCGCAAGAACGCAGAGCTAGAAGCACGGGCGGCCCAGCTGAGCGTGGAGGCGCAGGTGTGGCAGGCCAAGGCCCGGGCCCAGGAAGCAACAGCGGCCACCCTCCAGGCCCAACTGCAGCAGACCATAATGTGTCAGGGCGGCGAGGAAGCGGCTGCCGGCGTGTCGTGCGCCGTGGAAGGCCAGGCTGAGGACGCGGAGTCTGCCCACATCGACCCAGAGCGCGTGGTGTTAGCCGCGGCGCGTCCGAAATGCAGGGGGTGCACGAAGCGCGTGGCCTCGATCGTGGTTTTGCCGTGTCGGCACTTGTGTATCTGTACAGAATGCGATGCGCATTTCCGAGCGTGCCCAGTTTGTCTCACACCAAAGAATTCAACCGTTGAAGTTTTTCTCTCTTAA
- the LOC114179555 gene encoding uncharacterized protein LOC114179555 isoform X3, which yields MEKKTMSVLKANSTFPDKTPSSGTSSHDHQPLEPPQSTSAGRVASLRQLSNSFAQFNNLHLSLRSKKPLTRKDAVAINEWRFAKLQEYKERNIEVENEAFDRYMQNVDLLEEVLAVKSLDDDDVSSALDSNPSPMESNETMIPEFKLQLRSNSTRSDGLRTRIQQIVDEGLEKLEKSAVDGDTNESIDDEGNQASKRGKGIDMGIEMERLSAISDLMDKINKARTVEDLKLCLEMKSQIFNFHEGSCSIDLKDNEIIENETAESEEVPDLKDLDFTLPKYVTTAEVDQETLNMIDKHFCTFADVEHL from the exons ATGGAGAAAAAAACAATGTCAG TGTTAAAAGCTAATTCGACGTTTCCGGACAAGACACCCTCATCCGGTACCTCTTCACATGACCACCAGCCCTTAGAACCACCTCAATCAAC AAGTGCAGGAAGAGTTGCATCACTTCGACAACTTTCTAATAGTTTTGCTCAGTTCAATAATTTACACCTTTCACTGCGTTCGAAGAAGCCATTGACTAGAAAG GATGCTGTAGCTATCAACGAATGGAGATTTGCCAAGTTACAGGAATACAAGGAACGGAATATTGAAGTGGAAAATGAAGCTTTTGACCGATACATGCAGAATGTTGATTTACTGGAAGAAGTATTAGCTGTGAAGTCgttggatgatgatgatgtatcCTCTGCTTTGGATTCTAATCCTAGTCCAATGGAGAGCAATGAGACAATGATCCCTGAGTTCAAATTGCAGCTAAGATCAAACTCTACGAGAAGTGATGGTTTGAGAACGAGAATACAACAAATTGTAGATGAGGGATTAGAGAAGCTCGAGAAAAGTGCTGTAGATGGTGACACGAATGAATCAATTGATGATGAAGGTAATCAAGCTTCAAAAAGGGGAAAGGGAATTGACATGGGAATTGAAATGGAAAGGTTATCAGCTATAAGTGATCTTATGGATAAGATTAATAAAGCCCGAACTGTGGAGGATTTAAAGTTGTGCTTAGAGATGAAGTCCCAAATCTTCAATTTTCACGAAGGCTCTTGCTCGATAGATCTTAAAGACAATGAAATTATTGAGAATGAAACTGCTGAAAGTGAGGAGGTACCAGATCTTAAAGATTTGGATTTTACTTTACCGAAATATGTTACCACCGCCGAAGTTGATCAAGAAACTCTCAACATGATAGACAAACACTTTTGTACCTTTGCGGATGTGGAGCACTTATGA
- the LOC114179555 gene encoding uncharacterized protein LOC114179555 isoform X2, producing the protein MATPNNNNATPKPGTLGVSVTPTPPKSQRGHNKPKCKQCGNVARSRCPYECCKRCCSRNQNPCHIHVLKANSTFPDKTPSSGTSSHDHQPLEPPQSTAGRVASLRQLSNSFAQFNNLHLSLRSKKPLTRKDAVAINEWRFAKLQEYKERNIEVENEAFDRYMQNVDLLEEVLAVKSLDDDDVSSALDSNPSPMESNETMIPEFKLQLRSNSTRSDGLRTRIQQIVDEGLEKLEKSAVDGDTNESIDDEGNQASKRGKGIDMGIEMERLSAISDLMDKINKARTVEDLKLCLEMKSQIFNFHEGSCSIDLKDNEIIENETAESEEVPDLKDLDFTLPKYVTTAEVDQETLNMIDKHFCTFADVEHL; encoded by the exons ATGGCTACACCCAACAACAACAACGCTACGCCAAAGCCCGGAACCTTAGGCGTCAGTGTAACCCCTACTCCGCCCAAGTCTCAACGCGGCCACAACAAGCCCAAGTGCAAACAGTGTGGCAATGTCGCTCGTTCAAGGTGTCCCTATGAATGTTGCAAGAGATGCTGTTCTAGAAATCAAAATCCTTGCCACATCCATG TGTTAAAAGCTAATTCGACGTTTCCGGACAAGACACCCTCATCCGGTACCTCTTCACATGACCACCAGCCCTTAGAACCACCTCAATCAAC TGCAGGAAGAGTTGCATCACTTCGACAACTTTCTAATAGTTTTGCTCAGTTCAATAATTTACACCTTTCACTGCGTTCGAAGAAGCCATTGACTAGAAAG GATGCTGTAGCTATCAACGAATGGAGATTTGCCAAGTTACAGGAATACAAGGAACGGAATATTGAAGTGGAAAATGAAGCTTTTGACCGATACATGCAGAATGTTGATTTACTGGAAGAAGTATTAGCTGTGAAGTCgttggatgatgatgatgtatcCTCTGCTTTGGATTCTAATCCTAGTCCAATGGAGAGCAATGAGACAATGATCCCTGAGTTCAAATTGCAGCTAAGATCAAACTCTACGAGAAGTGATGGTTTGAGAACGAGAATACAACAAATTGTAGATGAGGGATTAGAGAAGCTCGAGAAAAGTGCTGTAGATGGTGACACGAATGAATCAATTGATGATGAAGGTAATCAAGCTTCAAAAAGGGGAAAGGGAATTGACATGGGAATTGAAATGGAAAGGTTATCAGCTATAAGTGATCTTATGGATAAGATTAATAAAGCCCGAACTGTGGAGGATTTAAAGTTGTGCTTAGAGATGAAGTCCCAAATCTTCAATTTTCACGAAGGCTCTTGCTCGATAGATCTTAAAGACAATGAAATTATTGAGAATGAAACTGCTGAAAGTGAGGAGGTACCAGATCTTAAAGATTTGGATTTTACTTTACCGAAATATGTTACCACCGCCGAAGTTGATCAAGAAACTCTCAACATGATAGACAAACACTTTTGTACCTTTGCGGATGTGGAGCACTTATGA
- the LOC114179555 gene encoding uncharacterized protein LOC114179555 isoform X1 has product MATPNNNNATPKPGTLGVSVTPTPPKSQRGHNKPKCKQCGNVARSRCPYECCKRCCSRNQNPCHIHVLKANSTFPDKTPSSGTSSHDHQPLEPPQSTSAGRVASLRQLSNSFAQFNNLHLSLRSKKPLTRKDAVAINEWRFAKLQEYKERNIEVENEAFDRYMQNVDLLEEVLAVKSLDDDDVSSALDSNPSPMESNETMIPEFKLQLRSNSTRSDGLRTRIQQIVDEGLEKLEKSAVDGDTNESIDDEGNQASKRGKGIDMGIEMERLSAISDLMDKINKARTVEDLKLCLEMKSQIFNFHEGSCSIDLKDNEIIENETAESEEVPDLKDLDFTLPKYVTTAEVDQETLNMIDKHFCTFADVEHL; this is encoded by the exons ATGGCTACACCCAACAACAACAACGCTACGCCAAAGCCCGGAACCTTAGGCGTCAGTGTAACCCCTACTCCGCCCAAGTCTCAACGCGGCCACAACAAGCCCAAGTGCAAACAGTGTGGCAATGTCGCTCGTTCAAGGTGTCCCTATGAATGTTGCAAGAGATGCTGTTCTAGAAATCAAAATCCTTGCCACATCCATG TGTTAAAAGCTAATTCGACGTTTCCGGACAAGACACCCTCATCCGGTACCTCTTCACATGACCACCAGCCCTTAGAACCACCTCAATCAAC AAGTGCAGGAAGAGTTGCATCACTTCGACAACTTTCTAATAGTTTTGCTCAGTTCAATAATTTACACCTTTCACTGCGTTCGAAGAAGCCATTGACTAGAAAG GATGCTGTAGCTATCAACGAATGGAGATTTGCCAAGTTACAGGAATACAAGGAACGGAATATTGAAGTGGAAAATGAAGCTTTTGACCGATACATGCAGAATGTTGATTTACTGGAAGAAGTATTAGCTGTGAAGTCgttggatgatgatgatgtatcCTCTGCTTTGGATTCTAATCCTAGTCCAATGGAGAGCAATGAGACAATGATCCCTGAGTTCAAATTGCAGCTAAGATCAAACTCTACGAGAAGTGATGGTTTGAGAACGAGAATACAACAAATTGTAGATGAGGGATTAGAGAAGCTCGAGAAAAGTGCTGTAGATGGTGACACGAATGAATCAATTGATGATGAAGGTAATCAAGCTTCAAAAAGGGGAAAGGGAATTGACATGGGAATTGAAATGGAAAGGTTATCAGCTATAAGTGATCTTATGGATAAGATTAATAAAGCCCGAACTGTGGAGGATTTAAAGTTGTGCTTAGAGATGAAGTCCCAAATCTTCAATTTTCACGAAGGCTCTTGCTCGATAGATCTTAAAGACAATGAAATTATTGAGAATGAAACTGCTGAAAGTGAGGAGGTACCAGATCTTAAAGATTTGGATTTTACTTTACCGAAATATGTTACCACCGCCGAAGTTGATCAAGAAACTCTCAACATGATAGACAAACACTTTTGTACCTTTGCGGATGTGGAGCACTTATGA